From the Hevea brasiliensis isolate MT/VB/25A 57/8 chromosome 13, ASM3005281v1, whole genome shotgun sequence genome, the window GGTGTGGCTACTCAGAAAACTCATCAATCCTTATATATCACGTTATGGAAAAACTTATCTACACCTGTTCCATCATAGAACCAAGACATAAATGTGTGATCTTATCATACATATTATGTCTTGTTTCCACAGTGGATCGAGTCTAGTCCAAAATTTCCCGTTACATTATAGATGCAAGCTAAGAAGCTCTTATCATTTTAccaaacaattaattaaaattccTTAAACAAGGAAAATTTTAAGACACAATAAGAAGGTGCAACTACAAATAATCTTCTAAAGCAACATCCACAGGAACCTCATATCCAAAAACCATGGAGTAATCATCCAATTCATCAGAGGTGAACTTTGGCATCCTCCAGCTTCTTGCAAGTTCAGAGTCATGGCCAATGGTTAGAAGCTCTAACACCTAAATAAGATAAGAGAGATTATTTTTCCCCATTTTATGATATATGTAAgatgaatttttcttatttagaccCGTTTCACTATAGACTCAAGATACAAGATATGTGGTGAGACTCATTTCTTAAATACATAGTTCTCATATATTTATGTTTTAAATCCATGGTGGGCTGGATTTAGGTATAAATATCTCAAGAATAATAAATAAGCTATGTACCAATGAGCTGAACTcaatgttttatattataaaaatgagCAAAAACACTTGCCTCACTCATTGATGGACGCCATACCGAGGACTGTCTCACACAATATGAAGCCGTTAGCACTACTCTGTACATTTGGTCTTCATCAAATTTGCCTTCTAGTTTTGGATCAGCTAGTTCACTGATCTTTCCAGATTCCATTAGAGGCTTTGCCTACGCATAGTAACAAGTCATTTTAGTGTATATAAAATCCATTTTGAACTTGTACCTTACaacaaatatataattaatgGTTGCATACCCATAAGAGAAGGTTTTGTTTGGATGAATCCACAGGCCTTCGGCCAGATATAATCTCCAAAAGCAGAACTCCAAATGCAAAAACATCAGTTTTCTCATCCACGATTCCATGCATGAAGTACTCTGGTGCCAAGTACCCAAATGTACCTTCAATTGGAATCACAGCATGGTGAGTCCACTTGTTAGGAAGCCACTTTGCCAACCCGAAATCCGTGATCTGCTTAAGACACACATGATTTCTTCATGTAAATTAACCaggaagaagaataagaagaagaagaaagaagaagaaggcaaTTATGCTAGAGCTTTGCTTCCATTGTTTAGTTAATTCACCTGTGGTTCATAATCGGGTCCAAGAAGAACATTAGAGGCTTTTATGTCACGGTGTATTATTCGGTGCTTGCAGCATTTATGGAGATAATGTAGACCTCTAGCCACTCCAAGGACAATCTTGAATCTCACTGCCCATTCTAAGGACAGGCTTGTTTTTCCTGATATTCATAATCcaaatttagtttttgttttgattTCTATTAAAGGGTACAAATTTTTTCTtccttgtgcatgcattagttcAAAAGGTTAGGAATGCTTCTTGAAATACAACTCAAGTCTTACAAGAACAGGGAAATTCTTTCCTAATCTGGTTTACCATGAACCCAAGATACAGACAAAGGTCACACTATACAGATCTTATGTCTTAAGTTTATGATAAACtggatttaaattaaaaaatatgacCAAAACATTGATTATGCATTACTTTTGGCATAGTCATGCATCTACCCTTTATTATAACTCCATTCTCTCAGTTTTGCTGGCATGACTAGCTAGTGTTGCATTATGGGACCCTTAATTGTGATTGATTTCATAAATAGATCATTATTTCAATTTGTCACAATGAAATAACTTAAATTTAACCAACAATATCAATTATGTCGCTTGCACTAGAACCTAGCTTGGTCATAGCCGAAAATTTAATAGAAGAGAAAACAGACAGATGAGAGCTTTAGtcgaagaatatatatatatatatatatatatatattttttttttttcttctgttGTGATACTATTAGCTCGATTTTCGATTTTATATAATagagtttaaatttaatatttatattaagattTGCAccttaattatttcaattatatttGTACCTTAATTAATTCGGCATGAGTTTTAGCATAAGTAAGATTACTTTTTATCCACTACACCATATTAGTGGGATTAAACAAATCCTAATCAGAATGATATGTAAGATTTGCAGCTAGATCTTGGTTGGATTCTGAGCTAAATAAGATATAATAAATACCCAAAAAACTTGCATTGTTTTCACTATAACCAATAGAAATTCAATGACTTGTGACTAAAAATGATTGTGTTAATTTTAGTGGCAATAGATGAAATGAACGCCTTTATTTTGCTAGGTTTGCCAAGCAATTGTGAAAGGAATATTGCCATACCATGCAATGCAGATGCCAAATTTCCattttgaaagaaattgaaaATGAGATAGAGTCCATTTTCAATGCAGCAGCCAACTAAATTTGCAGTATTGGGATGGCAGACATGAACAATAATACCCAATTCTATGAGGAACTCTTTCTCCTTTGTAGCATCCTTGTTGTCCTCAGCTAATCTCTTCACTGCAATTCTTCTCCCATCTGAAAGGTCACCTCTATACACCTCTGAGTACCCTCCTCTGCCTACTATATTTTCTGATTATAATCAAACCAACCAAGCAGACAGTAGATCACTTTCCAATTCAAATcatataattaagttaattaagaaatatttatgataaaataaaatatgtatatatatatatatatatatatatatatatatatatatatatatatatatatatgagagaaGTTATATATGTATACATAATATCAATTACTTTAAagataaatttcaaaattcaaatgagataaatctaaaattttagtaGGGAAAAATATTATTGGAATAAAATATCTAAAGAAATTGGTAAAATCAGTGAGCAATATTACTTtaggataaattttaaaattcagaagGGCAAAccttaaattttaagtttttcaAAACGAAATACAGTATACGTTGCAATGTAAAATTATATATTTGTAGTgtataaattgataaaaaaacagAACTCGTTAATTTTTTAAGAATTCAGTAATGTAACATGTTGGGTGACTGAGTATCAATCTGTTTGGTTTGAAAActgaataaattaaaatttatggtagactaaattaaaatgaactaaaatggaaagaaaatcaaatcaaattaaatcagtttaatttgattcaatttaatttttttagtttggGCTTCatcttgagattttttttttgacTTATTATGGAGTCATTTCAGacttaattttagttatttcatatttttaattataatttgagatctaataataattaataaaataataaaatttattttcaattttattcgAGTCAATTTTatcgattttctttaaaattaaatcaaatagataagttttctttaaaaaaaaaaaataaccaaattgatttaaaaaaaatggaatttttaaattaaattagttcaatttatttgtttatttttcattttgaacAGAATTTGGCTTACCTTCATACGCAGGAAATTCATGCATTAATAAATTCCACTATGTATTTTGTGTATTGGTCAATAATGAACaggatttaaaaaagaaaaatcatgCTTTAGAAACCGTGGATAAATCTGGAAAAAGAAAATTAGCACTTTGAAATGCTTTAGTTGCATTCTAAATTACCTGTGTGGAAGTTATTTGTGGCGTTGGCAATCTCTCCATATGTGAAGCACTTAAGCAACGGCTGTTGCTTCTCTTTGTTGGAAAAACTGCCCCGTCTTTTTCTCAACGGTGACGTAAAGAT encodes:
- the LOC131171875 gene encoding probable receptor-like serine/threonine-protein kinase At5g57670, translating into MIPVSAPAKILMAIPLDLDDSKELLSWAISVLARPNDDIVAIHVIVGEETKKQRELIKGKSSQIRQAKAHVISVLGEFARTCQSQQINLEARVGFSSSISKGLIQEAKSISADYLLIRGLRSRSNRTWHEVIRYCFKHAPEGCTVISIGKCVQRLQNSDSKETESSSRWLCNRSGRATTSPVVSKVTSQKSSPRSVIDELDGESHSTEDDTISFEGSSITTESPSLPSKFKNESKIRKQMSACKIISSIFTSPLRKRRGSFSNKEKQQPLLKCFTYGEIANATNNFHTENIVGRGGYSEVYRGDLSDGRRIAVKRLAEDNKDATKEKEFLIELGIIVHVCHPNTANLVGCCIENGLYLIFNFFQNGNLASALHGKTSLSLEWAVRFKIVLGVARGLHYLHKCCKHRIIHRDIKASNVLLGPDYEPQITDFGLAKWLPNKWTHHAVIPIEGTFGYLAPEYFMHGIVDEKTDVFAFGVLLLEIISGRRPVDSSKQNLLLWAKPLMESGKISELADPKLEGKFDEDQMYRVVLTASYCVRQSSVWRPSMSEVLELLTIGHDSELARSWRMPKFTSDELDDYSMVFGYEVPVDVALEDYL